Proteins found in one Silene latifolia isolate original U9 population unplaced genomic scaffold, ASM4854445v1 scaffold_20.1, whole genome shotgun sequence genomic segment:
- the LOC141638362 gene encoding uncharacterized protein LOC141638362, with amino-acid sequence MRKTLVLRPLYLLSSSTFFTPSTFINGGTLHHLRSLPTPKTHTTKLTYLFSTNSLLPPPEWIEPYIDLSDVVSPHKKNLQPSIWVSRIVEILDDTPNMEANLTEFCDKYLIKLTPNFVSFVLSSTQVKGMPDTAFRFFNWAGKQKKYTHKLECYANLIDVLSVSSDVGRIKIVFNDLKRLDFVMNVNCCNCLIKSFGNLGLVEELLWVWKEMKGSGIEPSLYTFNFLMNGLVNSSFIDSAEQVFDVMLNGRTRPDIVTYNTLIKGYCKVGKLAKAMEKLKEMEVTRVEPDKITYMTLIQLCYQESDFDACLSLYHEMVEKGLEIPPHAYSLVICGLCKGRKYAEGCTVFEEMGRRGCKANVAIYTALVDARVKSGNVEEAIRLISRMKSDGFEPDEVTYGAIIDGLCKNGRVDEAMDYFNVFKQSGASTNSTIYCSLIDGLGKGGRVDEAQKLFDEMFVNGCTRDSYCYNAMIDALVKSGKIDEALALFHQMEDEGCGQTVYTYTILMDGLFKHRKNEEALKLWNMMIDKGIAPTSASFRVLAIGLCLCGKVARACKVLDDLAPMGVIPENAFENMINALCKAGRIEQACKLADGIVDRGREIPGTVRTILLNSLRKAGKYDLAMKLLHSKIGIGYDRRGSVKKRVKFRTLLQL; translated from the coding sequence ATGAGAAAAACCCTTGTTCTCAGACCCCTCTACCTTCTCTCTTCCTCCACCTTCTTCACACCTTCAACCTTCATCAATGGCGGAACTCTCCACCATTTGCGCTCTCTTCCAACCCCAAAAACCCACACTACAAAACTAACATATCTATTTTCCACCAATTCACTCCTCCCTCCACCTGAATGGATTGAGCCTTACATTGATCTATCCGACGTCGTTTCACCTCATAAGAAGAATCTCCAACCCTCCATCTGGGTTTCTCGAATTGTCGAAATTCTCGATGATACGCCGAATATGGAGGCTAATTTAACTGAGTTTTGCGACAAGTATTTGATCAAATTAACACCCAATTTTGTTTCTTTTGTTTTGAGTTCAACCCAGGTGAAAGGAATGCCGGATACCGCGTTTCGGTTCTTCAATTGGGCTGGTAAGCAAAAGAAATATACGCATAAGTTAGAATGTTATGCTAATTTGATTGATGTTTTGAGTGTTTCTAGTGATGTGGGTAGGATTAAGATTGTGTTTAATGATTTGAAAAGATTAGATTTTGTAATGAATGTgaattgttgtaattgtttgaTTAAGAGTTTTGGGAATTTGGGTTTGGTTGAGGAATTGTTGTGGGTGTGGAAGGAAATGAAGGGAAGTGGGATTGAACCTAGCTTATATACTTTCAATTTTTTGATGAATGGGTTGGTGAATTCGTCGTTTATTGACTCGGCCGAGCAAGTATTTGATGTGATGTTAAATGGGAGGACACGGCCGGATATTGTTACTTATAATACTTTGATTAAAGGGTATTGTAAGGTGGGGAAGTTGGCCAAGGCGATGGAGAAGTTGAAGGAGATGGAAGTTACCCGTGTGGAGCCGGATAAGATTACTTACATGACTTTGATTCAACTTTGCTATCAGGAGAGTGATTTTGATGCGTGTTTGTCGCTTTACCATGAGATGGTGGAGAAGGGTTTGGAGATACCACCTCATGCTTATAGTTTGGTGATATGTGGGCTTTGTAAGGGCAGGAAGTATGCTGAGGGTTGTACTGTTTTTGAGGAGATGGGTCGGAGAGGGTGTAAGGCCAATGTGGCAATCTATACGGCTTTGGTTGATGCTCGTGTTAAGAGTGGGAATGTGGAGGAAGCAATCCGTCTTATCAGTAGGATGAAGAGTGATGGGTTTGAACCTGATGAAGTTACATATGGAGCTATTATTGATGGTTTGTGTAAGAATGGAAGAGTGGATGAGGCAATGGATTATTTCAACGTATTCAAACAAAGTGGTGCTAGTACTAATTCTACTATATATTGTTCTCTCATTGACGGCTTGGGGAAGGGAGGGAGAGTTGATGAAGCCCAAAAGCTTTTCGatgagatgtttgtgaatggttgcACACGTGATTCATATTGCTATAATGCCATGATTGACGCTCTTGTGAAATCCGGGAAGATTGATGAGGCTTTGGCTCTCTTTCACCAGATGGAAGATGAAGGATGTGGTCAAACAGTTTATACATACACCATACTCATGGATGGATTGTTTAAACATCGCAAAAATGAAGAGGCATTGAAACTATGGAATATGATGATTGACAAAGGTATTGCACCAACATCTGCTTCTTTCCGAGTCCTAGCCATAGGTCTTTGTCTTTGTGGTAAGGTGGCTCGTGCCTGTAAGGTTTTGGATGATTTGGCGCCTATGGGAGTTATACCTGAAAATGCTTTCGAGAACATGATTAATGCATTATGTAAAGCAGGACGCATTGAACAGGCTTGCAAATTGGCTGATGGGATTGTTGATAGGGGTCGAGAGATACCTGGGACTGTTCGTACTATTCTGCTTAATTCTCTCAGAAAGGCAGGAAAATATGATCTAGCTATGAAGTTGTTGCACAGTAAAATTGGTATTGGCTATGATAGAAGGGGGAGCGTTAAAAAACGAGTAAAGTTTCGGACTCTTCTTCAACTTTAG